GCAGTTACCATGACTTCTTGCTTTGTGGTTCTGGTTTTTTGTACAAAAGACTTCATGTTCTTCTCTCTTCTTACCCTCTAAAGTCCAGGGACTAAGGTGGCCCCCTCAGTGTTGGTGAGCAGGTTTCAAAACCTGGGTTTTGAATTCATTGGACTCAAAAGCGTGGATGCTCCGTACCTGCTGTTGCAGTAAGATTCACTTTGCCTGATGGGATTCTACCTCCCATGCAAATACTGTTAGTTATGTAAAACTTGGGGTCTACGTGTTCGCATACTGGGTTAAAACCACATCtgtaaggaggaagaaaggcatGAAGATTCTCTTCCCCATTCTGTAGCCAAGGAACCCAAGAAATACATGCTAAATTCACTGACTTATTACTTGTTTCCCAGGAAGTTCTCACTTTTATCAGCAATGTAAGTCCAAATACAGACTCCAGGTAAATTGGTCAGAAAAATGTACGtttatttcttcagcttctACTCTTCATGGTGCTGTGGTTAGACCAAGTAACCTACAACACTGGCAGGAACAGCCTTTGCCACAAGTACAGTATAGAAGTAAACAGCAAAGGATGGGTTCAGCACCAGCAGTTAGTTCCCAGAAGATCAGCAACGGCTTGGCTGCTGCATGCCCACCATGTCTGCATCACCTTAAGGGACATTGCTGTCGCAGGTGTTGGAGGAAAAACTCTCTGAGCATCTGAGATGGAAAGGTGaaggcagtgacacagctgTGTGCCAATCCGAAAGTGAACATTGTGTCTTCCTACGCTGCAAGGAGATCCTACATGCtagcagaagagcacaaaggACAGTTTCACCTGAAACACACACTAATGTATTGCAgatatactgaaaatatttatcatttctAACAGCTTCTCAAAAATAAGTCAGTTTAGACTGTTTGAACGTTGCCCCTGTTGCACGTAATACCAGGAGACcagtgaaaaaacagatttacGTAAGGCATATTTCGCTTTCAGAACTGACTGCTCTTTTACTTGGAACTGGTAAGTAGTCACCAGTAGGAAAAgcattaaaactgcattttcaaagtgGTAAAAACTGTGATTCAAAAGCTACAGTGCCAGgtagggaaaaaggaaagatatgCAACAGCAATAATACTTTAAGTCATCAGGCCTGTACACTGAGTGATGTTCTCTACCAATTACTTCTAAAGGGGAAAGGattaattttaagagaaaaatcttaatCTAAAACCACATACCACAGttttaaggatttttctttcctaaaaattaacaaccttttctgttgttaattATTAAACCAATTTTTGGCccaaacactgaaatataaTATCCATTATTTGCCTTGTGGTGTTGGTAACTGACATTAAATTCTACCGGTAGGGTAGAAAATTGGGAATGAGTCATGCTGCCAGACACAAGATAAGCCCACTTCTTTTCAAGTTTCAGTATCCTTAAAACACAGCTAAGGGTAACTTCTCATTCTTAGCCACGGAGTACTATGGAAAAGTCAACGCAACCATAACCATACTACAGGGGTGACTAAACATTCCAATGCACAATCCGCTTTTCAGCCACCTGCTTCCTCATCTCTAGTAGGGCACAGGTCCAGTGTCCGTGCGTTTCTCAGAACTCACAGAGATTACAGAGGAGATCTTCAAAAAGAGGCTTTTCTGCATGAAGCAGTGCATAGACAAATGAAACATGGGGAAAGATGTCCCTTCTTTTCTGAACTCCTGTCTTCTCCTTTTTGCCTATTCCTTAGAAATGGTGTTGCAATTCGGTCGCTGGGATAAGTTTTACAGGAGTTGTTACACTGCGCTTAAAGAAAGACAAACCCCATCCCACCGAGGTGGATCATTCGTAATTCAGGTACTGTTTTAAGCTGTTGAAGATGAATCGGGAAGAGATTTTCTAGGTAGTGGGTTTCAATTTTTCTGAGAAAGCCAGCACACAGAGGAAGAGATGACAGGGCATCTCTAAACCACTCCGTGCAAAAGACTATTCCAGAATGTGGTGAGACCAACAATCCTTGGGTCACCCATAGGCCAGGGACTGAAGTGACAGGGCAGGGCTCCTCACAAAGGGACCTGGAAGGAGGGCAAGAGAAGGCAGTGTTAGCTGGAACTCAAGACAGGCTGGATGTAAGGAGAACATCCCCTCTGTGTGTGGGATGAGCTTATGCCACAGCACCAAACATGAGCCCGCAGGGTAAAATGATGtagagacataaaaaaaaaaaaaagggcatgaATTAAAGAGATGGAAGAATTAGGTCTATTTTTTCCTGCTAcgaacagaaaaatgtttccagttccagagagaatttaaaataacaagtgACACTAAGCACAGAGGATTGGAAGATCACCTTGGTTAGTCTCCATTGAAAAGActtggctgcaggagggatttTGCATTGGAACTCTCCCcagactggggaaaaaaaagaagagaagaaatgattcctgaggaaagaaaaaggcaaaatctcTCGGAGAGACACCAGCGTGAGTTCACTACAACTCTAGGTCATTAATCCCTTGGGGACGGCAACATCCATCCACGGTGCGGGACTAAAGCTTTGATGGCAACGCTGACAAAATTGCTGCCCCTTCCTGTTGCTGCTTCTGACTCCAGAGAATGAGAACTGGGCCAAATGTGCCCAAGACAGGCAGAGACAGTGAGACAGAACCAGCCAGTTAGctggaaaagaggcaaaaagcaAGTCCTCAAGTGTCTCCTTTCCATCATTTCCCCTGGTCTTGTTGGACCAGTCCGCTTTGAAGTAGGGAACTCTGTTAGCAACCCCAAGCAAAAGAGTGAAGCTACTCAGTCGAAgatctttttcctccctcccttcagcCATGCAGAACACAGAGAGATGCGGCTGTCACTTGACACATAGGAACAGTTTCCCATGGGATTCCTCAGTTTGGACCCTTTCTGAAATTTGCTGCGCTTGCCTTGGTGGTTTGGGGTCGTGCTGCGAAGCAAAGGCAGAAGGCCGATTCCAGGCAGAGAAAGCAAGGGTTTGCCCCGTGCCGGTCCGTGCCGTGCCCGGGCAGCGCCCCGggagccgccccgcccgcgctgtgcccgcagccccggctTTGTGCCGCTCGTTCCCGCGCGGGGCCGAGCGCAGCGCCCCCCTCAGGCCGCGCGCCGCCGCTGCAGCTGCGGCCGTTGCGCTGCGGCCGTTGCGGCGCCAGTGGGCGACAGGCGCGATGGCCGAGCTGCCGCTGCCCGCCGGGCTCGATGCCAGCACCTTCCCCGCCAAGCTGTGGCGCCTGGCGAACAGCCCCCGCGTCCGCTCCGTGCGCTGGGACACCCAGGGCCGGGGGCTGCTCATCGACCGCGCCCTctttgagcaggagctgctcagcccgCCCGGCGCCGACGGGGCGGGCAGAGACAGAGGGGCGGCGGTCCCGGACTCCTTCAAAGCCACTCACTTCGGCAGCGTCGTGCGGCAGCTCAATCTGTACGGCTTCCAGAAAGTGCTGGGTTGCTTTGGCGCGGCTGTGCCGGGCGATGCTGGGCCCATCGTGCACTTCCAGAATCCCAACTTCCGCCGCGACCGCCCCGACCTCCTCCTGCGCATCAAGCGCCTGACCAGGGCCAACAGGCAGCGGCTGGCAGCCGGGCTGGAGGTGCGCAGCCGCCAGCGCAGCCGCTTCCAGCAGCTCAACACGGAGCGGCCGCTGCTGGACTTCCTCGCCGGGCACCCCCCCAGCGCCGGTGAGACGGGGTGGGAGCTGCGGGCGCGGGGGGTGGCGTGGGCTTTGGCCGCGGGCCCCGCCCGTGCTGGAGCCGCtcagcgcggctgccccgggcggcacaggggctgtccttgggcaaggcagctgtgccggcagggcccggcagcggtgccggctgtgccgcgctgccgggggctgcgggacggtccggccggggctgcgctcGCCGCAGCCTGGCCCGCTGGGCCTGCAGCTGGCCCAGCcccgagctgtggctggctctgctccttgcccggcCCTGGGGTTGCTTGGGGAGCTCTCCGTGGGGGTGTGGAAGCCGAGGGCTCGGTTGTGGTCCcgcccagctgcagggagcctcCTGTCCCTTTGGCGCAGAGGGAAAGACCCAGCAGCTGGGTTTCTGGCAGTTGCCTCCTGCCAAGGAATTGCAGTGGGACGGTTTTCCCAGACGGTTGAACGAGTAGGGGAGAGCTAAGTAGACAAGGAATTGGTTGTTGAATAGCCCGGGaacatgttggttttttttttttcttctttgtaatcCTGCTTGGGGGGATGGGAGCTTTTCCCTGACAGAAGTACAGTTGCTGCCAAGGGAAGCATACCTGAGAACCAATACTGACCTAGTCTTCCCTTtgcctcctttcctcttccctgcctcctgcacagctccctcatACCAGCACCTCGGTGCTGTCTCACCTGAGGGTTTAGAGCTGCCTCCCAGACCTCCCAAGGCAAGTCCAGGTGCTCAGGAGTCTGATGCTTCCCCACCACCTCCCAAGAGAATGTTTGCCACCTCTGGACTTTCTGGGGTCTCATCAGAGGAACCAGGCACATGGAAATTTCCACTCAAGCGTGAGCTCATCATTCCACTGGTTCGCATGGACCTTAAACGCCACCCTGAGCTCATGGTTCCCCTGGTTCCTGTAGACCATCAGAGAACTTCCGTGGCCCTTCCACAGAAGCGCAGCTGCACATCTTCAGAGCAGCACACCCCAGCCTACAGCCCATCAGGTAGGGAGAGAGTTTGTACCCTTGCTTTTCAAACAGGTCCTGGAAAGTGACCGTTTGAAGTCTTTTTGCACAGTGCTCTGTCACGGGTAGATCTCAAGTGAGAATCAGGTAGAAAGTGTCAAGTGTACGGGGAAGCAGcaccatgaaaacaaaaccaatctcTGTCTGCTTTTGCTGTCCTTCCTCCAGATTTGGAGGGTGTTCTGGCCGTtttccaggcagcctctctgtAGGGATGAAAGGGAGAGGCAAAAAACATTGGTCCACAAGCGGTCAGTGTCAAGTGCACCCCCATCTTCCTTGGAATGAAGCCCAACTAGGATGCTGACGGGATATTGCAGAGGTTGCAGATTGTCTCTCCTGCAAAGAAGGCTATTAAATTTCAGggagctctgtgtgtccccagaaacgctgcagctgcagaatacGGCCTCACCCACAAGGTTGCTTTTTACAATACAATCACAGTTGAATTTTAGCACGTGTGTCTGCAGATCTGGGCTCTTCCTGGGTGCATCCACTTTCTGTGGTCTGTTGGGATGAGAAACTCAGAAGCAGCCACATCCAAAAGCTGCTGGGGAGATAGAAAAGGCTGAGATTACAAAGTCTTTGTGTGTAGATTAGTTTTACAATCCATCCTTTAATATACATACCCATCAATTAGAAGAAATACTGTTTGAGAGGAAGAAATCAGTCTTCCAATCCCCTGGGAAGTTGGAATACATTTCTGGAATTGGGTTTGCTGTGTGCTTCCTGTGATGTTTGCTGCAAGGCAGCAATAGAGCTCTGTGTCCCAAAGCCACATTCTGGAGCCTGACCAATGTGTTTGGATTCCTGCAGCCACACCGGGCAGTTCAGCCCCCAGTGCTTCACGTGGCAGTGCTGGTTGGGCAGCATGGACGGCCTCCAGCTGGGCTTGGAATAGTCCTGGGCAAGAGGAATTGCCACCCCTGGATCTCGACCTTGTTCTTGAGACACTGGAGGAGATGCTGTCACCATCCCTGCCTGAAAGgtctccctgtgctcaggtaACTCCATTGGGTGGGAATGAACGGGGCTGGGCTGAGAGCTGTGAATGTTGTGGCATGGCTGAGAAGCAAAGGCTTCTTGGATTAAGCTTTGAATGGACAAGGAAGGATTTGCTTGGTCAAGCAAGATTCCAAAAGAAGAGGGAATGGAAAGTCTCCCCCCTTAGTGAGGATGAGAGGCGTGAGCCTGTGGTGGCCAGGTTTGGGTGCTCCTTTTGCTGGGAAGAATCCCTGGTGCAGGGGCCTTTGTGGTGATGCTCTGTAGGTTCTAAGAGGCTCTGTGTgatgggaaagaagagaagagtgTGGGGAGAATTGCCACTGAAGGCAAAGTGTCCCCTGCAGGGAGGGGCATGCGAGAGGTGCCTCTGTTAGAGCAGCAGACGTGGGCTCTGCCTGTTTTGGGTGGGAAGGCCAAGGCAAAgcaagggctgggctgcagctgctgctgctgctgctgtgtgagctgtgccg
This genomic stretch from Corvus hawaiiensis isolate bCorHaw1 chromosome Z, bCorHaw1.pri.cur, whole genome shotgun sequence harbors:
- the LOC125320554 gene encoding heat shock factor protein 5-like; this translates as MQNTERCGCHLTHRNSFPWDSSVWTLSEICCACLGGLGSCCEAKAEGRFQAEKARVCPVPVRAVPGQRPGSRPARAVPAAPALCRSFPRGAERSAPLRPRAAAAAAAVALRPLRRQWATGAMAELPLPAGLDASTFPAKLWRLANSPRVRSVRWDTQGRGLLIDRALFEQELLSPPGADGAGRDRGAAVPDSFKATHFGSVVRQLNLYGFQKVLGCFGAAVPGDAGPIVHFQNPNFRRDRPDLLLRIKRLTRANRQRLAAGLEVRSRQRSRFQQLNTERPLLDFLAGHPPSAAPSYQHLGAVSPEGLELPPRPPKASPGAQESDASPPPPKRMFATSGLSGVSSEEPGTWKFPLKRELIIPLVRMDLKRHPELMVPLVPVDHQRTSVALPQKRSCTSSEQHTPAYSPSATPGSSAPSASRGSAGWAAWTASSWAWNSPGQEELPPLDLDLVLETLEEMLSPSLPERSPCAQVNLSVAPESSGGEAGNRAAAEGASPGTESCRNSSPEPEEPDSI